A region of the Clupea harengus chromosome 7, Ch_v2.0.2, whole genome shotgun sequence genome:
ACCAAAatcttgtttatagttcagACGTGAACCAGAGAAATCGGGCAACTCTCTCTGGTAGCATGTAATATGAACAGGACCAACGCACAAAACAATAAATATTAGAAAGAAGGTCCAACCAATATTGTCACcattataattattaaaacaaaaacaaaaacaagggcTGTCTAGTGTGAGGATAGAAAACCCATTCATCTGGACATCACCAAACTGTGACATACATTTTCTGGAATATTTTAGTCCGACACTGCCCAGTCTTTCAGTCACTGTCATATTCTTCTATGAGCAAGTCCTCCTCTTCAAGCAGAGCTTCTGTGGTGGTGGGTTGTGGCTGACTCATAGGTAGCTCTGCCCCAGCCTCCTGGCTGCAAGATGGGGTAGGCTCTGCCCCTGTCCCCGAGTCTGGATCTGTGGTCTCCTTTGGATGGAGAGCTTCACTGGCTGGATCTTCACCTTCACTGTCCTCATGTAACAACACTCCATCTTTATCACCCAGGGCCTCCAGTTTCAATCTGGAAGAAGCAAAGTCAAGCGCATCCATTATACCACTGGACTAACAGGAGTACTCACACCACACCTGTTAACAAAACCACACGTAGATGGGTACACTTTGTAAATGGTGGTCTCAGGCCTGTTATGGGAAATAGTGTCAATCCATACCTGCCCGGGAATTTCCTAAGAGGGAGATGGCCTACATCCTGAAGGAAGGCAATCTGAGCTGTGAGGGGGAAAAAGGATAGGAAGGAGACATTAAGAAATCATACCCGTCAAGTCATACGTTTTATCTGTGAGACTCATGGATTTCCAACATTTCTCATGTATGTGACACTGAATCTCACTAAATCTCTCGGATTTTCACTCCCAATAGCACAGAGTAATAATAACAAGTCCATTagactgctgtgcagtgcaTGTGAGAGACTGTAGTGTTCGCACTGTGTGTGACTACATCTGTGTAGCAGTATTAAGATACTAGTCAACAATGTTTCAATATTCAGCGAGTTAGCACTTTCatcactgatggagataatttccaaacactgttaatgacttaagaatataataatcaagtgccttgtattattaattaccttatatgaatcatgtacttatgtaagcaggaacatggcttttctgtgtttctgcgtgtgtgtaactttttttagattattaggtgccacttagtctacatatgtacaagagcatgtttagaccagaagtgataagaagggttgaactgtgcttcttccgaccttgtgcaaaacttccatccttgcctcggacatcagaaatccaccacgtggttttccctgctgaacgctaaacttctgtctatataaacctggtgtgtttatcatggcttcactttcagccttgtactgtgagtgagcccgattgcaattgttgtttgtctaataaatatacttatatgcagctccggagtcctgaggtaactagggtgcattttcacctatcaatcaCAGAGCAACTTCTTATGTCAGGGCGAACACAGACATGTTAACGAGATGCCCTGCAAATGTAACAATCGTGttcttttgtgtctgtgtggaggcGGTGGCGATGGCTCAtggatttcagtcatgttaacttgacTATGAGAAATGTATAAAAGTCAAAAAGACGGCCCATGGATTTTAGTTTAGAGTTTTTGGTTCTACATATGACCGCCAGCACTCAAATGGGATTTGCACCATCATGgcacaatacaaaataaattgaatattaaaataaataaataaaattaaaataacatCTCTCAGATTTGTCTATTAAATAATTAGTTTACTGTGTGTCAGGCTatgttacactgtgtgtgtgtgtgtgtgtgtgtgtgtgtgagtgagtgagtgagtgagtgagtgagtgagtgagtgagaaagagagagagagagagagggcgtgtgAGTTGTCTAGGTCACCTGGGTTCCTCATAGGGTTGTTAAGTTTCGCAAGGTACGGCACTAGTTCTGTCTGAAGGCCAACAGGTGTGAGACAGAAGCTTACGAAGAGTGACTGAGCAGCCTGGCAGTTCTCCCGGTACTGCAACAACAAAGGCACAAAATCcacataaagaaaaaaaaaaaaaaaatcaccatatGAGCCAAAAAGCTAGTTGAGCAattccatttacatttaacaatCTCATCCATTTTACCTTCTTATTGACCAAAAGCCAATGAGGTTTGTGCAGCGGCTTGAAGCCCACGGAAGACTGGCAATCTGCTTTAGCCCGGGCAGAGTTAGCGTGGATGAGGCCCCGGGTGGCGACGGATGACCCATACCCCAGCATGGTGGACCGAGACTATTCAGAGAGAGTTCCACAACAAGGTTCCAACATCATtccatcactatgacaactacAAACTCTTTGTGCGCTGTCTACAATTCGATCACATCGTCATCCAAAACACAGGGGTGATACACACTTGATTAAGTGCGTAAGTGAGCAGAGATGACAGGAAGGCGGACTCACACTCCATTCAGCTGTGAGGCAGTCAGCGTCAGATAGGTAATCACTCGCCCGAGCGACATCGTCCACGTCAGAGAAGAAGTCCACGTAGTTCTGTTGGAGGTAAAGGGTAAAAAACTCTCCGGACATGTGCGACCGCTCAACCACCACCTAAGTGAGAGGAGGACAAAGAATTACTAGGGTTAGTCTTTGAAGAATACGGCTCCTTTATTTTGGTATCGAGTTGTACTGTCGGCTTTTGTGAGATAGTACCTCAGGGTCTACCAGTAATTTGTCCCTCTGGTGTTCTGATAAGTGGCCAGGTAGTCTAGGTACTTCTGAAGCCTCGAAGCTCTCACCTGAAAAACACGGAACCAAAATACATGATCTGCTAAGCACTGTATAAACAACTGAAATGAAACTAATCAGAGGAAGTGGTGGAGCTAGCCTGCTCCATCTTACGTTTACAGTAGAGGATCTTCCCTAGTGCtctaaagagaaagagggaggcatCCTTCCCACCGATGGCCTGACTTCCCTCCAGCGTGTCAACGCTTCTGGAGGACCTGCTCTTTGCTTTGGGCTTCGGTCCGGCCTTTCGAGATGCAGCTGTTGACTTTCCCTTCTTGGCAGCCCAGAGACTCTTTTCCAGGGAGTGGTCTGTGAACACAGTGGAATGATCAGAATGATCATTATAGTTGTCACTCTTTAGTCTTTTCTGCAGGCACAATCATATATGACAATGTTCAGAATAGCGTGAAGACCCTTCTGTATATTCTACTCAGTGTGCTTTGTTAAAATTATACAATATTTTGCAAGTATATCTTCTAGCTATGCTTCAGGAttggtctctctctgttatcAATGGTCATCATTGTGATTGTTATAAGAATCATATTAAAAGACTGTTGGCACTATTATGGCCATAGCTATGACAACAGTGATATTTACTGTAAACACCGATAGCTCATCTTTCACCTGTGAGAGAAGAGAACTGTAGACTGTTGATGGCACTGCGGATGTCTCCGGAACTGCCCGAACACAACAGCTCTAGAGCAGCTTTGTCAGGGGCGGAAATTGTCCCCCCACTCTGcgcacacacaaccagaaacaaaaaaaggccaTGTGAACGGAGAGAGGGGACGGGAGGGAAGACAAATGTGTGAGAAGACCGAAATGCATGTGAGAATTTGAAAAGTTCTGACCTTTCCCGCTTCAATGGCGACGATGCGGCTGAGGACCTTCATCGTGCTTGTGGGGGCGATGGGGTTAAAGCTGCAACAAACAAAAGACAGCAGCACTACAGTTAGTACTTTCAGGATGGGAGtaaatcatacacacaaaaaccacacaGTATTTactaagatatatatatatatatatatatatatatatatatatatatgcaaaatGCTAAATAAATGTCTCTTTTTGCGTTCCTGTCCATGAAATAAGGTGTCATCCTGTGGTAGAGGTGTGCCATTCCAAAGCAGAGGTGATGTGTACAAGACTGAGTCTGAGTGCAGTTATGGTTAGAATGAGCACAAGGCAGTGCAGCAGCAGAGATGGCACTTCACCTGACGTTGCTGAtcttcagctcctcctgcacctccttGGGGAAGAGAAGTCTGGAGCCTCGATCTCCACTGAGACTGTCGgacacaataaaaacaagggGACACCTGCCCGTCCTGACAAAACGCCTGTGGAAATCAATAAGATGAGGTTAAAATATCTGTCTGGTGCTTAAATATGATCAGTATCTTTGACAAGCCTTCAAATATCAAAAATCCATATTTACCTTATATACCACATAATCATGgtagacaggacacacacattagtgtctCACCTTAGAATATCATGTAAGCATGTTGGCTTCCTGTAGAATTGGTTTGGGAAATCCtaaaattacattaaaaagagacagaaaaggtaAATCTAACAACCCATAGCAAAAACTAACCATACCTTCAGTGAAAACCCTACAATTGCGTTATCTGTGCATTCAGCATATGGGGTTCAttaatacaaacaaaaaaaaggtttattcaTGTCCATCATCAAGAGTTTTGCtcattttaagtgttttattgatCATCTCAATGTATATTCCTCCATTAATTTTCCCCATCCATCTGTGGTTTTACTTCTACAGTACCTCCACTAGGATGATTTTTCTGTCCGTTGCCAGGCTGTCCCCACTCATTTGAAGACAGTTGTACTTGTTGGCCCTGAGCAAGAATTCCTGGAAGGCCCCTGTTTGTGAGGTGCCTTGGAAACTGTTAAACCTAGAATCTGATTAGGcattggggtggggtgggaaaAAGGTGAAAGTATGGTTTTAATATTCATGTTGGTAGCGACCCGTGCGTGACATGTACATAAAATACAtgtgacatcattcaaatgaagCACTTCAAATAATGGCAGTTGTCTTGATTCAGAAGTTATCATACTTGGATCGAAAGTGTCTTTAAAAGAAGAGTCATCTGTTCGGAACTCGGAAACAATTGAAGGGTTTGTCCACTCCTGGATCTGGTAGTCCAGTTCTTTGGCAAGTACACGGACTGTGGCTGTTTTCCCACAGCCAGATGGGCCTGTTAAAAGGAGAATGGTGCCACCCTGTGGATAATGGCACAGatactttttttaaagattCATTCATGgtctttttagcctttatttggataggacagtgaagtattttggacaggaaatgaggaggagtgaagaggtggggagaggatcgggaaacgacagcatgccggaatcgaacctgtgtccccgcgggcattgtagcccgtaaatggggggcttattggctcgcgccacagtgccccacACAgatactttttttgtttacaaaCTATCGAACGTTGGGATCCTAACATCATTCAAACTCAGGTAAGAACAAGAAAATAGAAAGTTGTGCCTGCAAAAACGACATTCATTCTAGTTCACTGAAGACAAACCTTGTGTATGGTTTTCGAGTCTAAATGAGTCCTGATCCAGTTTTCAACCTCCTCAATCTTCTTCTTGTGGACTGCCAGTTCCGCCTACAGTAAGCATAAGGAAACACAGCAATGCAAACACAACAATTCAGTTAATGAAACCATGACACAATTCATCGGTGAATGTTCTTTTCTTGTGGACTGCTAGTTGCGCCTACACTAAACACAAGAAAATACAAAGATACAAGATACTCAGTTGAATCAATGGCACTGTTTTTAATTTCTTATCTCATTTCTCATCTCACTGTATGATTTCCATCACTGATCACGATCACAATACTAAATATCATATTTTGGACTGAATACCATAGTTTGATCTTATTTTGAAAGGGATTTCCAACTCTTAAGCAGTCTAAATACTCCAAGAAAGGTCATCACCTGTGAGCACGGCCTGTGTTTGTCCACCCACGGCTCATCCTGGTCGTCAGGTGACACCTCTATGCACAGCGACCGGAAATCAGATGCACCGGAGTCTGCCCTCCTCTTCTTTGGACGCTTGCTGCTGGTGTCACTGCCAAATAGCTGCCCTTTACCCTTCCCTTCTCCAGAGCGCTGTCCTTTCTTCTGGGAAAAATCACTCAGACCTGAACTCTCAGTTAGGCCACCAAATGACGGCTCCACCCAACTGTTCAACTGGACAAAAGTATGCTAAGAGTGAGTATGTTACAGAGCTGAATATGACATCATAATTATTGGCCATGAGAAGAAATGATGTACGGGCCAACTTACTTTACCAGAGGATGCAGTCCCTCTCAGAGACAGTTTTGACATTATCAGCCTCAGTGAGTTCCATCCAAAATACTCAACATGAGGAAGAgggctaaaataaaaaatgaattgaaaaagGAGAGGGTCCATTCATTTACTATGGTGGCATTAGGCAAGGAAAAAGGATTAGTTAACTAACCACCTTAATTCTACATTGCAGACAGAAATGTGTCTACTACTCTTGAGCACTACTGATACCAAAGGGAAATTGCTGTgttgaacaacacacacatagcctaacTGTGCAAATTAAATGTAGAATGTGCATTGCTACTCTGAGGATAAGCCTCCTCTCCCGGCATTATATTTCTCCCATTATATTTGCTATTGCAGTGGGCAGGAATTATTTCTTGTAGCAGTTCTTATTACAACTGAAATTACACTCTGCAGTCTGCCCAGTAGGTCGTGCAGGGGATGTGCAGTGTTGAGCAGTTTGTGCAACATCCTATTCTAGACAACAAACTCTAGAGTGCTCTGTCCCTGCTCCATCTATGTAGACAGCCTAAGTGCTTCATTTCCAGTCCAGTCTTTTGGCCAGGTGAAC
Encoded here:
- the rad17 gene encoding cell cycle checkpoint protein RAD17 encodes the protein MSKLSLRGTASSGKLNSWVEPSFGGLTESSGLSDFSQKKGQRSGEGKGKGQLFGSDTSSKRPKKRRADSGASDFRSLCIEVSPDDQDEPWVDKHRPCSQAELAVHKKKIEEVENWIRTHLDSKTIHKGGTILLLTGPSGCGKTATVRVLAKELDYQIQEWTNPSIVSEFRTDDSSFKDTFDPNSRFNSFQGTSQTGAFQEFLLRANKYNCLQMSGDSLATDRKIILVEDFPNQFYRKPTCLHDILRRFVRTGRCPLVFIVSDSLSGDRGSRLLFPKEVQEELKISNVSFNPIAPTSTMKVLSRIVAIEAGKSGGTISAPDKAALELLCSGSSGDIRSAINSLQFSSLTDHSLEKSLWAAKKGKSTAASRKAGPKPKAKSRSSRSVDTLEGSQAIGGKDASLFLFRALGKILYCKRESFEASEVPRLPGHLSEHQRDKLLVDPEVVVERSHMSGEFFTLYLQQNYVDFFSDVDDVARASDYLSDADCLTAEWSSRSTMLGYGSSVATRGLIHANSARAKADCQSSVGFKPLHKPHWLLVNKKYRENCQAAQSLFVSFCLTPVGLQTELVPYLAKLNNPMRNPAQIAFLQDVGHLPLRKFPGRLKLEALGDKDGVLLHEDSEGEDPASEALHPKETTDPDSGTGAEPTPSCSQEAGAELPMSQPQPTTTEALLEEEDLLIEEYDSD